A genomic stretch from Patescibacteria group bacterium includes:
- a CDS encoding 30S ribosomal protein S19, with protein sequence MSRSSKKGPYVDQKLLKKVGKLRAGDKTVIKTWARASSITPEMVGFTIAVHNGRDHVPVRVVENMVGHKLGEFSPTRKFVRHGGKLQKDTEAAAAGGTPKPAAAAPAAKK encoded by the coding sequence ATGTCTCGCAGTTCCAAGAAAGGCCCGTACGTCGACCAGAAGCTCCTCAAGAAAGTGGGGAAGCTTCGGGCCGGCGACAAGACGGTGATCAAGACCTGGGCGCGCGCCTCCTCGATCACGCCGGAGATGGTGGGATTCACCATCGCGGTGCATAACGGCCGCGACCACGTCCCGGTGCGCGTCGTCGAGAACATGGTCGGGCACAAGCTCGGCGAATTCTCCCCGACCCGCAAGTTCGTCCGCCACGGAGGCAAGCTCCAGAAGGACACCGAAGCCGCCGCAGCCGGCGGCACGCCGAAGCCCGCTGCGGCCGCCCCGGCCGCGAAGAAGTAA
- a CDS encoding 50S ribosomal protein L2, with translation MPVKQYNPTTAGRRHSSVDAFADLTKKGKKGPEKKLTTARRRKAGRNASGKITVRHQGGGAKRRLRVVDAVRDKFDVPARVIAIEYDPSRGARLALLQYQDGEKRYIVAPADLPVGETIVCSKQKGEIKVGNRFSLEHIPAGINVFDVEIMPGKGGQIARGAGASVALMAVEGAYATLKLPSGEVRLVARECMATIGSASNQDRRLVRWGKAGRMRHRGIRPSVRGKVMNPVDHPHGGGEAKNSIGLVHPKTPQGKPALGVKTRRKQASDKFIVSRRPKGRFVGA, from the coding sequence GAAACAATACAACCCGACCACCGCCGGTCGCCGCCACTCAAGCGTCGACGCCTTTGCCGACCTTACGAAGAAAGGGAAGAAGGGGCCGGAGAAGAAGCTCACCACGGCGCGCCGCCGCAAGGCCGGCCGCAACGCAAGCGGCAAGATCACCGTCCGTCACCAGGGCGGCGGGGCCAAGCGCCGCCTGCGCGTCGTCGACGCGGTTCGCGACAAGTTCGACGTGCCCGCGCGCGTGATCGCCATCGAGTACGATCCGAGCCGCGGCGCGCGTCTCGCGCTGCTGCAGTACCAGGACGGCGAGAAGCGTTACATCGTGGCCCCGGCGGACCTCCCCGTGGGCGAGACGATCGTGTGTTCCAAGCAGAAGGGCGAGATCAAGGTGGGCAACCGCTTCTCGCTCGAGCACATCCCGGCCGGCATCAACGTGTTCGACGTGGAGATCATGCCCGGCAAGGGCGGCCAGATCGCCCGCGGCGCCGGCGCCTCCGTGGCCCTCATGGCCGTCGAAGGCGCGTACGCCACCCTCAAGCTCCCGTCCGGCGAGGTCCGCCTCGTCGCGCGCGAGTGCATGGCGACGATCGGAAGCGCGTCCAACCAGGACCGCCGCCTCGTCCGCTGGGGCAAGGCCGGACGCATGCGCCATCGCGGCATCCGCCCGAGCGTGCGCGGCAAGGTGATGAACCCGGTCGACCACCCGCACGGCGGCGGCGAGGCCAAGAACTCCATCGGCCTCGTCCATCCCAAGACCCCTCAGGGGAAGCCCGCGCTGGGCGTGAAGACCCGCCGCAAGCAGGCCTCGGACAAGTTCATCGTCTCCCGCCGCCCGAAGGGCCGGTTCGTGGGCGCCTAA